One stretch of Malus domestica chromosome 14, GDT2T_hap1 DNA includes these proteins:
- the LOC103454591 gene encoding LOW QUALITY PROTEIN: pentatricopeptide repeat-containing protein At1g56690, mitochondrial (The sequence of the model RefSeq protein was modified relative to this genomic sequence to represent the inferred CDS: inserted 1 base in 1 codon; substituted 4 bases at 4 genomic stop codons) codes for MLARFILSRKYGTGIAISANSQIAQYARLGQIEKARRVFDQMHDKNIVSWNSMVGAHFQGNQPGEARRLFDKMXERNIVSWNGLISGYVKNGMISEARKVFDSMPERNIVSWTSMVRGYVQEGMILEADSLFXEMPEKNVVSRTMMLGGLIXEGRINDARRLYDMMPDKDVVARTNMIGWYFQVGRLAEAREIFYEMPRRMLCTWFTQIAFYVHNQQVDIARKLFEVMPEKNELSWTTMLIGYTQCGRIIKASELFQAMPIKSVVTCNAMIRGYGQNGEVAKAREVFDNMRDRDDRTXSAMIKVYELKGFDLEALDLFALMQREDIRPNFPLSVLSVCGSLANLDYGRQIHAQLVRNQFDLDVYVASVLMTMFVKCGDLVKAKQVFDRFSAKDIVMWNSMITGYAQHGLGGKALQVFDEMCSLSIAADEITFVGVLLACSYSGNVEKGLEIFETMKSNYQVEPGTAHFACMVDLLGRVRQVKKAMGLINRMRVEANAIVWGAILGACRQHMKMDLAEVGAKKLTELEPYKARPYVLLSNIYATQGRWYDVVEVRENMRARSLRKLPGCSWIVVEKNVHMFTGGESTGHPEHEMIMRELERLGVLLRETGYCPDGSFVLHDVEEEEKAHSLGYHSEXLAIAYGLLKVPKGMPIRLMKNLRVCGDCHSAIKLIAKVMQREIVLRDANRFHHFKDGVCSCGDYW; via the exons ATGCTGGCTCGGTTTATTCTATCTCGGAAATATGGCACTGGTATTGCAATTTCTGCCAATTCTCAGATTGCTCAGTATGCTCGGCTTGGCCAAATTGAGAAAGCCCGAAGGGTGTTTGATCAAATGCACGATAAAAATATTGTGTCTTGGAACTCAATGGTGGGAGCTCACTTCCAAGGTAATCAGCCAGGAGAAGCCCGAAGGTTGTTTGATAAAATGTAGGAGAGGAATATAGTTTCTTGGAACGGTTTGATATCTGGGTATGTCAAGAATGGGATGATTAGTGAGGCTAGGAAAGTGTTTGATTCAATGCCCGAAAGGAATATTGTTTCTTGGACGTCGATGGTTCGAGGGTACGTGCAAGAGGGTATGATTTTGGAGGCTGACTCACTTTTCTAGGAAATGCCTGAAAAGAATGTTGTTTCGCGGACAATGATGTTGGGTGGCCTGATTTAAGAGGGTAGGATTAATGATGCCCGTAGGCTTTATGATATGATGCCCGACAAGGATGTTGTGGCAAGGACTAATATGATTGGTTGGTATTTTCAGGTTGGGCGTTTGGCTGAAGCACGTGAGATTTTTTATGAGATGCCGCGTAGAATGTT atgtacgtggttcacccagattg CCTTCTATGTGCATAACCAACAAGTGGATATTGCTAGAAAGCTTTTTGAAGTGATGCCAGAGAAAAATGAGTTGTCTTGGACAACAATGCTGATAGGTTACACTCAGTGTGGACGGATCATAAAGGCTTCAGAGCTTTTTCAAGCAATGCCTATTAAGTCAGTTGTTACTTGTAATGCCATGATACGTGGTTACGGTCAAAATGGAGAGGTAGCTAAAGCAAGGGAAGTTTTTGATAATATGAGAGATAGGGATGATCGGACATGAAGTGCAATGATTAAAGTTTACGAACTGAAAGGTTTTGATTTGGAAGCCCTTGACTTGTTTGCTTTGATGCAAAGAGAAGATATAAGGCCGAATTTCCCTTTAAGTGTTCTATCTGTTTGTGGCAGCTTGGCGAATCTTGATTATGGTAGACAGATTCATGCCCAGTTGGTGAGGAACCAGTTTGATCTTGATGTATATGTTGCTTCAGTATTGATGACAATGTTTGTTAAATGTGGCGACCTTGTGAAGGCAAAACAGGTGTTTGACAGGTTTTCTGCAAAGGATATTGTTATGTGGAACTCAATGATCACTGGTTATGCCCAACATGGTTTAGGAGGTAAAGCTCTACAAGTGTTTGATGAGATGTGCTCTTTGAGCATAGCAGCAGATGAAATCACCTTTGTTGGAGTTCTTTTAGCCTGTAGCTACAGTGGAAATGTAGAAAAAGGTCTTGAGATTTTTGAAACAATGAAATCAAATTACCAGGTGGAGCCAGGAACTGCACATTTTGCATGTATGGTTGATCTGCTTGGTCGAGTAAGACAAGTAAAGAAGGCAATGGGTTTAATTAATAGGATGCGAGTAGAGGCAAATGCGATTGTTTGGGGTGCCATATTAGGTGCATGTAGACAGCACATGAAAATGGACTTAGCGGAAGTTGGAGCAAAGAAACTTACAGAGCTTGAGCCCTATAAAGCAAGGCCTTACGTCTT actatCAAATATTTATGCAACCCAGGGTAGATGGTATGATGTTGTAGAGGTGAGGGAAAACATGAGAGCCAGAAGTCTTCGCAAGTTACCTGGTTGTAGCTGGATTGTAGTGGAGAAAAATGTGCATATGTTTACTGGGGGAGAGAGCACGGGTCACCCAGAACATGAGATGATCATGAGAGAGTTAGAGAGACTGGGTGTATTATTAAGAGAAACTGGTTACTGCCCTGATGGGAGCTTTGTATTGCATGatgtagaagaagaagagaaggcgCACAGCTTGGGTTATCATAGTG AATTGGCCATAGCATATGGGCTCCTGAAGGTGCCAAAAGGGATGCCAATTCGTTTGATGAAGAACCTTCGGGTTTGTGGGGATTGCCATTCTGCAATTAAATTAATAGCTAAAGTTATGCAGAGAGAGATTGTTTTGAGGGATGCAAACAGATTTCATCATTTTAAGGATGGTGTGTGTTCTTGTGGAGACTATTGGTGA